A section of the Oryza sativa Japonica Group chromosome 1, ASM3414082v1 genome encodes:
- the LOC9271394 gene encoding organic cation/carnitine transporter 2: MAEAATTTPLLTSHEAEPSIDDVIEAYIGATGARQLLKAMLLAFAWAFDAQQVFMSVFTDAEPPWHCTGVVDAAAAAAADSGSSCSPPAASASPCALPPGTWEWDRPAETSVVSDWALNCGPALVSLPASSFFAGNLAGGFLLATLADTHLGRRKMLLLSLVTMSVAAALTAFSPNVWVYSALRFVSGFGRSMVGTSAMVLSTELDGKRWRNTVSAAGFVFFSVGFVSLPALAYTFREASWRNMYVWTSLPSLCYAVLLYLLVQESPRWLLVRGRKQEAIEAVRQIASLNGGGGGITTSSFSMLDACAVELGDGGEGMFATLHSIWERRRALRRLAAITAASFGVGMVYYGMPLNVGSLSPSNLYLSVAYNAVAELPSSILAWLLMGRWFNRRGSVVALTTASGLCSLAACVPAVVLPDGARMAAEVASFFASCTAYDMMLMYTIELFPTSVRNSAVGLVRQAVALGGVVAPVLVALGRETTSYWSSSFGVFGLAVGCLGLLVTCLPETRGRRLSDTMEEEEAAVLSSSGASDMDNNGELV; the protein is encoded by the coding sequence ATGGCCGAagcggccaccaccaccccgcTGCTGACGAGCCATGAAGCAGAGCCGTCCATCGACGACGTCATCGAGGCGTACATCGGCGccaccggcgcccgccagcttcTCAAGGCCATGCTGCTGGCCTTCGCTTGGGCTTTCGACGCGCAGCAGGTGTTCATGTCCGTGTTCACGGACGCGGAGCCGCCATGGCACTGCACCGGCGTCGTCgacgcggctgcggcggcggcggccgactcCGGCTCgtcctgctcgccgccggccgcttccGCTTCGCCGTGCGCGCTCCCGCCTGGCACGTGGGAGTGGGACCGCCCGGCCGAGACGTCGGTGGTGTCGGACTGGGCACTCAACTGCGGCCCGGCGCTCGTCTCCCTCCCGGCGTCGTCGTTCTTCGCCGGCAACCTCGCCGGCGGCTTCCTACTCGCAACGCTCGCCGACACTCACCTGGGCCGCAGGAAGATGCTCCTCCTGTCACTGGTGACCatgtccgtcgccgccgcgctcacgGCGTTCTCGCCGAACGTGTGGGTGTACTCCGCCCTGCGGTTCGTGTCCGGGTTCGGCAGGTCCATGGTGGGCACGTCAGCGATGGTCCTGTCCACGGAGCTCGACGGGAAGCGGTGGCGCAACACGGTGAGCGCCGCGGGATTCGTCTTCTTCTCCGTCGGGTTCGTGTCGCTCCCGGCGCTCGCGTACACGTTCCGCGAGGCGTCGTGGCGGAACATGTACGTGTGGACGTCGCTCCCGTCCCTCTGCTACGCCGTCCTGCTCTACCTGCTCGTCCAGGAGTCGCCGCGGTGGCTGCTGGTGCGCGGCCGGAAGCAGGAGGCCATCGAGGCGGTGCGCCAGATCGCGTCgctcaacggcggcggcggaggcatcaCGACGTCGAGCTTCTCCATGCTGGACGCGTGCGCCGTGGAgctcggggacggcggcgagggcatgTTCGCCACGCTGCACTCGAtatgggagcggcggcgggcgctccGGAGGCTGGCGGCGATCACTGCGGCGAGCTTCGGCGTGGGCATGGTCTACTACGGGATGCCGCTCAACGTGGGCAGCCTGAGCCCCTCCAACCTCTACCTGAGCGTGGCGTACAACGCGGTGGCCGAGCTCCCGTCGTCCATCCTCGCGTGGCTCCTCATGGGCAGGTGGTTCAACCGGCGCGGCTCGGTGGTCGCGCTCACCACGGCGTCCGGGCTGTGCAGCCTCGCCGCGTGCGtccccgccgtcgtcctcccggaCGGCGCGCGGATGGCCGCCGAGGTGGCCTCGTTCTTCGCGTCGTGCACGGCGTACGACATGATGCTCATGTACACCATCGAGCTGTTCCCGACGTCGGTGCGCAACTCGGCGGTGGGGCTGGTGCGGCAGGCGGTGGCGCTGGGCGGCGTGGTGGCTCCCGTGCTCGTCGCGCTcggccgcgagacgacgagctaCTGGTCGTCGTCGTTCGGCGTGTTCGGGCTCGCCGTCGGCTGCCTCGGGCTGTTAGTCACCTGCCTGCCGGAGACGAGGGGGAGGAGGTTGTCGGacaccatggaggaggaggaggccgccgtctTGTCCAGCTCTGGCGCGAGCGACATGGATAACAACGGCGAGCTCGTGTAA
- the LOC136355221 gene encoding uncharacterized protein: MVEVGRKAHRRHVSEFEARKAALTEIAREVEEERAATLIATTTMIEAQDALRLQNASREAELKEKLDAAQGVLDSAAARERRVTEAEAASRRREESLEARAMALEEHIGTVGKGLTDREAAAALREATLAAHEAACAEEECALRLREDALAERERALEEAEATTKWLADSLSLREAAQEEQARRNLECMGLQFQSFA, from the exons atggtggaggtgggccgtaaagCTCACCGCCGTCACGTCTCGGAGTTTGAAGCCCGGAAGGCGGCGCTGACGGAGATCGCtcgtgaggtggaggaggagcgagcggCCACCCTCATCGCTACCACCACGATGATTGAGGCACAAGACGCCCTCCGCCTTCAAAACGCCAgccgggaggcggagctgaaagaaaaactcgacgccgcccagggagttcttgactccgccgctgcccgagagcggcgggtaACAGAGGctgaggcggcgtcccggcggcgcgaggagtcccttgaggcccgtgctatggcgctggaagaacacaTCGGGACCGTGGGGAAAGGCTtgacggaccgcgaggccgccgctgctctccgggaggcgacgctggcggcgcacgaggccgcctgcgccgaggaggagtgcgcgctccgcctccgcgaggacgcactcgctgagcgggagcgagctctcgaggaggctgagGCCACGACCAAatggctggcggacagcctgtcccttcgcgaggcggcgcaggaggagcaggcgcgccgcaatcttgaatgc atggggcttcagttccagagcTTTGCATAG